From Oceanispirochaeta sp., one genomic window encodes:
- a CDS encoding ABC transporter permease, with amino-acid sequence MRNYFVRRLIYSLLTIIVIATVTFFMMHSIPGGPFTRERPVPPEIMRVLNEKYKLDQPLYMQYLDYMKGLFTFDLGPSFSKAGISVNELIITGFPATAKIGFLACLLIAILGVPFGIISALKQNKPIDYFVMFMATLGVTIPSFVIASLMIYFFAGKLGWIPPYGLSTPASYFGPVIALSGYSLSFVARLTRSSMLEVLRQDYVRTARANGLREWSVIGKHAVKNALIPVVTYLGPTIAALMTGSFVVERIFAIAGIGRYFVESVSNRDYTVIMGITVMYAAFYVLMVLLVDIAYAFIDPRIRFEKESK; translated from the coding sequence ATGAGAAATTATTTCGTACGGCGTCTGATCTATTCGCTGTTGACGATTATTGTAATCGCCACGGTTACTTTTTTTATGATGCACTCCATCCCGGGCGGCCCTTTTACAAGAGAACGGCCAGTTCCTCCGGAAATCATGCGCGTTTTGAATGAAAAATATAAATTAGATCAGCCCCTGTACATGCAGTACCTGGACTATATGAAAGGCTTATTTACCTTCGATCTAGGTCCCTCTTTCTCCAAGGCTGGAATTTCAGTCAATGAACTCATCATTACGGGATTTCCGGCGACCGCAAAAATCGGGTTTTTAGCCTGTCTCCTGATCGCTATTCTCGGTGTGCCCTTCGGCATTATCTCAGCGCTGAAGCAGAATAAACCCATCGACTACTTCGTGATGTTTATGGCCACTCTGGGAGTCACTATTCCCAGCTTTGTCATTGCATCTCTGATGATATACTTTTTTGCAGGGAAGCTGGGTTGGATTCCGCCTTACGGTCTAAGCACTCCCGCCAGTTATTTTGGACCGGTGATTGCCTTGTCGGGTTACTCTCTGTCCTTTGTGGCCCGGCTGACCCGTTCAAGCATGCTGGAAGTACTCAGGCAGGATTATGTCAGAACCGCCCGGGCCAATGGTCTCCGGGAATGGTCTGTCATCGGAAAACATGCCGTTAAAAATGCACTGATCCCTGTCGTCACCTATCTGGGACCCACCATCGCTGCTCTGATGACCGGTTCCTTTGTGGTGGAAAGGATCTTTGCCATCGCCGGGATCGGCCGCTATTTTGTAGAGAGTGTGTCCAACAGGGACTACACCGTGATTATGGGGATTACCGTCATGTATGCGGCCTTCTATGTCTTGATGGTTTTACTCGTAGACATCGCCTATGCCTTCATTGATCCCCGAATCAGATTTGAAAAGGAGAGCAAGTAA
- a CDS encoding response regulator transcription factor, with protein sequence MKSDYLIVSIEDDLSVAKGLVLTLESTGYHVLHFREADEFFKALPGISPALLLLDVRLPGKDGYEICRELRGRGELFPVIMLTARDEDRDKINGLEDGADDYIVKPYSRGELLSRIHARLRRSYGTFSENSEKQDFHFGSFRLSREFMSLKKEDHEIDLTPIEYKLLSFFLKNAGQTFNRSEILNRVWSGDSPHYGDERTVDVHIRHLREKIEESPACPCFLKTIRGVGYTFLKV encoded by the coding sequence ATGAAAAGCGACTACCTCATCGTCAGCATAGAAGATGATTTATCCGTAGCCAAAGGCCTGGTTTTGACATTGGAATCTACAGGATATCATGTCCTCCATTTTAGAGAGGCAGATGAATTTTTTAAGGCTCTGCCGGGAATCTCACCCGCTCTCCTTCTGCTGGACGTCAGGCTTCCGGGAAAAGATGGTTATGAGATCTGCCGGGAATTGCGGGGGAGGGGTGAGCTCTTTCCCGTGATCATGCTCACAGCCCGCGATGAAGACAGGGACAAGATTAACGGTCTGGAAGACGGGGCGGATGATTATATTGTCAAACCCTACAGCAGAGGGGAGCTCCTCTCCCGCATACATGCCCGGCTGCGGCGTTCCTACGGTACCTTTTCAGAAAATTCTGAAAAACAGGACTTTCATTTTGGTTCTTTTCGCTTGAGCCGTGAGTTTATGAGTCTGAAGAAAGAAGATCATGAAATCGATTTAACACCCATCGAGTACAAGCTTCTTTCTTTCTTTTTAAAGAATGCCGGCCAAACCTTCAACCGCAGTGAAATCCTGAACCGGGTCTGGTCCGGAGACAGTCCCCATTATGGTGATGAACGCACGGTGGATGTTCATATCCGCCATCTCAGGGAAAAAATAGAAGAATCTCCCGCCTGTCCTTGTTTTCTGAAAACAATCCGGGGTGTGGGTTACACCTTTCTGAAGGTATAA
- a CDS encoding ABC transporter ATP-binding protein has protein sequence MSKQDALLEIKNLKKYFPVSRGGLFNQKKSYLKAVDDVSFEIKKGETFGLVGESGCGKSTTGRTILRLYEATGGEINFDGTDLAKVAEKDLKPFRKRIQMIFQDPYASLNSRMTVTDIIGEGISTHNIASGAERQERIYNLLNHVGLKREHANRYPHEFSGGQRQRIGIARALAVEPDLVICDEPISALDVSIQAQVVNMMEDLQNEMGLTYLFIAHDLSMVKHISNRIGVMYLGRLMEVCDSGELYKNPLHPYTKALLSAIPIPDPKLTRKNKRVLLKGDVMSPIDPPAGCRFASRCPLVQPVCREENPLLEELAPGHHVACHVVKGSF, from the coding sequence GTGAGTAAACAGGATGCCCTACTTGAAATCAAAAACCTTAAAAAATATTTCCCCGTCAGCAGGGGAGGGCTTTTCAATCAGAAAAAATCCTATCTGAAAGCCGTAGACGACGTTTCTTTCGAGATAAAAAAGGGTGAAACCTTCGGACTTGTCGGAGAATCGGGCTGTGGTAAATCCACGACCGGCCGGACCATCCTCCGTCTCTATGAAGCCACGGGAGGTGAAATCAATTTTGATGGAACCGACCTGGCCAAGGTGGCCGAGAAGGATTTGAAACCCTTTCGGAAAAGGATTCAGATGATCTTCCAGGATCCCTATGCATCGCTCAACTCCCGAATGACCGTCACTGATATCATTGGTGAGGGAATTTCCACACATAATATTGCCTCCGGGGCGGAACGTCAGGAGCGGATTTACAATCTGCTGAATCATGTGGGCCTCAAGAGGGAACATGCCAACCGCTATCCTCATGAGTTTTCAGGGGGGCAGAGACAGAGGATCGGCATTGCCCGGGCCCTGGCTGTAGAACCTGATCTGGTGATTTGTGATGAACCCATCTCGGCTCTGGATGTTTCAATTCAGGCACAGGTGGTCAATATGATGGAAGACCTTCAAAACGAAATGGGACTCACCTATCTGTTCATTGCCCATGACCTGTCCATGGTGAAACACATCTCCAACAGAATAGGTGTCATGTATCTGGGAAGGCTGATGGAGGTCTGTGACAGCGGCGAGTTATACAAAAATCCCCTGCATCCCTACACAAAGGCCCTTCTTTCGGCCATTCCCATTCCTGATCCCAAACTGACCAGGAAGAATAAACGGGTCCTGCTGAAGGGGGATGTCATGAGTCCCATTGATCCCCCTGCGGGATGCCGTTTTGCATCACGTTGTCCCCTGGTTCAGCCTGTCTGCAGGGAAGAGAATCCTCTTCTTGAAGAATTGGCTCCGGGGCATCATGTGGCCTGCCATGTCGTCAAAGGGTCTTTCTGA
- a CDS encoding ABC transporter ATP-binding protein, with the protein MEDILLEVKNIKTSFFTHHGEIQAVRGTSFKLRKGGVLGIVGESGSGKSVTALSIMGLIDEPGRIKEGEILFDGRDLAKLSQRELSDIRGNEIAMIFQDPMTSLNPVYTIKNQMVEVIRRHKKISRSKAQEEAVEMLRLVGIPEPESRINSFPHEFSGGMRQRVMIATALSCNPMLLIADEPTTALDVTIQAQILELMNDLKDKINASIILITHDLGVIAEVCDHIVVMYGGTIMEQGTEDDIFYNPQNPYTVGLHKSVPKITQGEKERLIPIEGSPPDLLHPPEGCPFTSRCPHTMEVCLTERPPSFALSESHSSACWLLHEKAPQVAKYEKAGAVSE; encoded by the coding sequence ATGGAAGACATACTATTAGAAGTTAAGAATATAAAAACATCCTTCTTTACTCATCATGGAGAGATTCAGGCCGTTCGGGGAACCTCGTTTAAACTGAGAAAAGGCGGCGTTCTGGGAATCGTCGGTGAGTCGGGAAGCGGGAAGAGTGTCACAGCCCTTTCCATCATGGGTCTTATCGACGAACCCGGCCGGATCAAAGAGGGAGAAATCCTTTTTGACGGCAGAGACCTGGCCAAACTCTCTCAGAGGGAGCTTTCCGACATCCGGGGGAACGAGATCGCCATGATCTTTCAGGACCCCATGACCTCCCTCAATCCTGTGTATACCATCAAGAATCAGATGGTGGAAGTCATCCGCCGTCACAAGAAGATCAGCCGGTCAAAAGCTCAGGAAGAGGCCGTGGAGATGCTCCGCCTCGTGGGTATTCCCGAACCGGAAAGCCGGATCAACAGCTTCCCCCATGAGTTCTCCGGGGGCATGCGTCAGAGGGTCATGATCGCCACAGCCCTGTCTTGTAATCCCATGCTTCTTATAGCCGATGAACCCACAACTGCACTGGATGTGACGATTCAGGCTCAGATTCTGGAGCTGATGAACGATCTGAAAGACAAGATTAATGCCTCCATCATCCTTATAACCCATGATCTGGGGGTAATCGCCGAGGTCTGTGATCATATTGTCGTTATGTATGGCGGGACCATCATGGAGCAGGGAACAGAGGATGACATCTTCTACAATCCCCAGAATCCCTATACCGTGGGGCTCCACAAGTCGGTACCAAAAATCACACAGGGTGAGAAAGAGCGTCTGATCCCCATTGAAGGATCACCACCCGACCTTCTCCATCCCCCTGAGGGTTGTCCCTTCACAAGCCGCTGTCCTCACACTATGGAAGTCTGTTTAACCGAAAGACCCCCTTCCTTTGCGTTGAGTGAGAGCCATTCATCCGCCTGCTGGCTCCTTCATGAGAAGGCTCCTCAGGTAGCAAAATATGAAAAAGCAGGAGCCGTAAGTGAGTAA
- a CDS encoding ABC transporter permease, producing the protein MDSSQFEFIDRSSTEIPEQMRPSLTYWQDAWRRLKNHTMAMVGLCGVILIVFIAVFGPLFVKASYSDQNLDYANMPPRMEIYQLEEDYFVFLSNDYKLLRISGKGEIIGRLDKTKTDPINKLYTYEDGDVKVVLDFSYNLLKDKMGYPYDFSFLYGGEEITKPAKKVGNKTYPFGSDILGRDLMIRVMYGARISLTVALVASLVNLFIGVVYGSAAGYEGGRTDSIMMRIVDILNSIPLVLYVIIIMVIVGNRGLWTMIIALGSVYWVVMARLVRGQVLSLKAQEFVLAARALGVSKSHIISRHLIPNAMGPIIVSMTMMIPQAVFTEAFIGFIGLGVSAPMASWGTLANDALQGLLSYPYQLFFPSMAIALTMLSFNFLGDGLRDALDPRLRKG; encoded by the coding sequence ATGGACTCCAGTCAATTTGAGTTTATCGACAGAAGCAGTACCGAGATACCGGAACAAATGCGTCCCAGCCTGACCTACTGGCAGGATGCCTGGCGAAGACTGAAGAATCATACCATGGCCATGGTGGGACTCTGCGGTGTAATCCTTATCGTATTCATCGCCGTATTTGGTCCTCTCTTTGTAAAAGCCAGTTATTCGGATCAGAATCTGGATTATGCCAACATGCCCCCGAGGATGGAGATCTATCAGCTGGAAGAGGACTATTTTGTCTTTCTGTCCAATGACTACAAACTACTCCGAATTTCCGGGAAGGGTGAAATCATCGGCCGGCTGGATAAAACTAAGACCGATCCCATCAATAAGCTTTATACCTATGAAGATGGGGATGTCAAAGTGGTCCTGGATTTTTCCTACAACCTGCTCAAGGATAAAATGGGCTATCCCTATGACTTCAGCTTCCTTTATGGGGGGGAAGAGATCACAAAACCTGCGAAAAAGGTGGGAAATAAGACCTATCCCTTCGGCAGCGACATCCTGGGGCGTGATCTGATGATACGGGTTATGTACGGTGCCCGGATTTCTCTGACAGTGGCTCTGGTGGCTTCTCTGGTGAATCTTTTCATCGGTGTTGTTTATGGAAGCGCCGCCGGTTATGAGGGGGGACGGACAGATTCAATCATGATGAGAATTGTGGATATTCTGAACTCGATTCCTCTTGTTCTCTATGTCATCATCATCATGGTTATCGTGGGAAACCGGGGACTCTGGACCATGATCATTGCTCTGGGATCGGTTTACTGGGTTGTGATGGCCCGTCTGGTCCGCGGACAGGTTCTAAGCCTGAAAGCCCAGGAATTCGTTCTGGCAGCCCGGGCCCTGGGTGTCTCCAAGAGTCATATTATCTCCCGTCACCTTATTCCCAATGCCATGGGTCCCATCATTGTTTCAATGACCATGATGATTCCTCAGGCCGTATTCACAGAAGCCTTTATCGGTTTTATCGGGCTGGGGGTTTCTGCTCCCATGGCTTCCTGGGGTACTCTGGCCAATGATGCCCTTCAGGGGCTGTTGTCCTACCCCTATCAGCTGTTTTTCCCTTCCATGGCCATTGCCCTGACCATGCTCTCCTTCAATTTTCTGGGAGACGGACTGCGGGATGCTCTGGATCCTAGACTGAGAAAAGGATAA